A genomic window from Motacilla alba alba isolate MOTALB_02 chromosome 6, Motacilla_alba_V1.0_pri, whole genome shotgun sequence includes:
- the LIPA gene encoding lysosomal acid lipase/cholesteryl ester hydrolase, which produces MRGLVLAAFLLQSIGGSGAFAAGRRNVDPETNMNISEIITFRGYPSEEYEVTTEDGYILSINRIPYGRKGREGSEGPRPAVFLQHGLLADASNWITNLDYNSLGFMLADAGYDVWLGNSRGNTWSRKHTHFTVKQEEFWVFSFDEMAKYDIPASVDFVLKKTGQEQVFYIGHSQGTTMAFVAFSTLPQLAKKIKMFFALAPVATVKFATSPLVKLGLFPDMLLKDMFGKKQFLPQNFLLKWLATHVCTHRILDDLCGNLFFLLCGFNERNLNMSRVDVYSTHCPAGTSVQNMIHWSQAVRTGELKAYDWGSKAANMAHYNQSTPPFYKIKEMTVPTAVWTGGQDWLADPKDVAMLLTQITNLVYHKNIPEWEHLDFIWGLDAPYRMYNEIINMIRKLSVD; this is translated from the exons ATGCGGGGCCTGGTGCTCGCTGcgttcctgctgcagagcatcGGCGGCTCGGGCGCGTTCGCCGCAGGGAGGAGGAATGTGGACCCCGAAACGAACATGAACATC aGTGAAATTATTACCTTCAGAGGGTACCCTAGTGAGGAATATGAAGTGACAACAGAAGATGGATATATTCTATCCATTAACAGAATACCTTATGGAAGAAAAGGCCGTGAAGGAAGTGAAG GTCCAAGGcctgctgtgtttctgcagcatGGTTTGCTTGCAGATGCCAGCAACTGGATCACAAACTTGGATTACAACAGCCTTGGCTTTATGCTGGCAGATGCTGGCTATGATGTGTggctgggaaacagcagagGGAACACCTGGTCCAGGAAACACACACACTTCACGGTGAAGCAGGAAGAATTCTGGGTTTTCAG CTTTGATGAAATGGCTAAATATGACATTCCAGCCTCAGTGGactttgttttgaagaaaactgGCCAGGAACAAGTATTTTACATTGGCCATTCACAGGGCACCACAATGG cttttgttgctttttcaaCTTTGCCACAGCTGgctaagaaaatcaaaatgttctTTGCCTTGGCACCAGTAGCTACTGTCAAGTTTGCCACTAGCCCTCTGGTAAAATTGGGATTGTTTCCTGACATGCTGCTCAAG GACATGTTTGGAAAGAAACAATTCCTGCCTCAGAATTTCTTGCTGAAGTGGCTTGCTACCCATGTTTGCACCCACAGAATACTCGATGACCTTTGTGGCAACCtattctttcttctctgtggtTTTAATGAGAGAAACTTGAATATG AGCCGAGTGGATGTGTATTCAACACACTGCCCTGCGGGAACATCTGTACAAAACATGATCCACTGGAGCCAG gctGTGAGGACTGGGGAACTCAAAGCTTATGACTGGGGAAGCAAAGCTGCAAATATGGCTCACTATAACCAG TCTACTCCCCCTTTctacaaaataaaagagatgaCTGTACCAACTGCAGTGTGGACTGGTGGACAGGACTGGCTGGCAGACCCAAAGGATGTTGCTATGCTGCTCACTCAGATCACCAATTTGGTTTACCATAAAAACATTCCAGAGTGGGAACATTTGGATTTCATCTGGGGCCTTGATGCACCTTACCGCATgtataatgaaataattaacaTGATTAGGAAGTTATCCGTAGACTGA